One Bacillus sp. 1780r2a1 DNA segment encodes these proteins:
- a CDS encoding peptidyl-prolyl cis-trans isomerase — protein MNSIISLHGKVRYPLTLDPGVWIFDDRKVDLTTFFDIEIENVDENEQYTKAVSKHWDREIQEGAVFPPTLKTEKKYEKQKLLNGTFGISFAPFLKNAEPLEGATAVTFVTANQSVSYPLEEAKTLIFGFSKNGKPLTEDGPVHVYERDGSNRNKPLTYLKEIIIT, from the coding sequence ATGAATTCAATTATTTCGCTACATGGGAAAGTACGTTATCCCCTTACGTTAGATCCTGGAGTTTGGATTTTTGATGATCGAAAAGTAGACTTAACTACTTTTTTTGATATTGAAATCGAAAACGTAGATGAAAATGAACAATACACAAAGGCTGTTTCAAAACATTGGGATCGAGAAATTCAAGAAGGAGCCGTATTCCCACCGACTTTAAAAACAGAAAAAAAATACGAAAAACAAAAATTATTGAACGGTACGTTCGGTATCTCTTTTGCTCCTTTTTTGAAAAATGCTGAGCCTCTAGAAGGTGCAACAGCCGTTACGTTTGTAACAGCTAATCAGTCCGTTAGCTACCCACTAGAAGAGGCTAAAACGCTTATTTTTGGTTTTAGCAAAAATGGAAAGCCATTAACAGAAGATGGCCCAGTACATGTTTATGAGCGCGACGGCTCTAACCGCAACAAACCGCTTACGTACTTAAAAGAAATTATTATTACATAA
- a CDS encoding YlaN family protein, protein MTPETMIDHREKAYALLKADADKILQLIQVQMDNLTMPQCPLYEEVLDTQMFGLSREIDFAVRLNLIDEHVGKTLLDRLERELSALHEAFTKK, encoded by the coding sequence TTGACGCCTGAGACAATGATAGATCATCGTGAAAAAGCTTATGCATTGTTAAAAGCTGATGCAGATAAGATTTTGCAATTAATTCAAGTTCAAATGGATAACTTAACAATGCCACAATGTCCTCTTTACGAAGAGGTTTTAGATACACAAATGTTTGGTTTATCAAGAGAAATTGATTTTGCAGTTCGTTTAAATTTAATTGATGAGCATGTCGGAAAAACATTGCTAGATCGACTTGAGCGTGAACTTTCTGCATTGCATGAAGCGTTTACAAAAAAATAA
- a CDS encoding FtsW/RodA/SpoVE family cell cycle protein — protein MLKKIFKHYDYSIIITIALLCTIGLVMVYSSSMITSITRYGQDSDFFYVKQKGWLIIAGIVFLATILFPYKLYQKLLPLAVLATFGLLGLVFLMGHTAGGAQSWLKLAGASLQPAEFAKLTVILYLALVLGKRQEYINDIKRAFIGPIGLTMGIFIFVAIQPDLGTGMIILIIAVAIMLCSGISRKTFFKLILLGIVMLTIMGTIGVLTGQVTENRVGRFTGASDPFQHAQGVGYQLVNSYLAIGSGGLKGLGLGESVQKYGYLPESHTDFIMAVIAEELGFFGVFLVLGLLGFLIYRILTLAKRSTDPFASLICIGVATMLGIQAFINLGGLTGLIPITGVTLPFISYGGSSLLSLIIAMGIVVNISFFVNYQEKNSKKANNVVSYPNNANPDLS, from the coding sequence ATGCTAAAAAAAATCTTTAAGCACTATGATTATTCTATCATTATTACCATTGCGCTCCTTTGCACCATTGGCCTCGTGATGGTATACAGCTCTAGCATGATTACGAGTATTACGCGATATGGACAGGACAGTGATTTTTTCTATGTTAAACAAAAAGGCTGGCTTATCATTGCGGGAATCGTATTTTTAGCAACCATTTTATTCCCGTACAAGCTGTACCAAAAGCTTCTACCTTTAGCTGTTCTTGCTACGTTTGGGCTCTTGGGGCTTGTGTTTTTAATGGGACATACGGCAGGAGGCGCTCAGAGCTGGTTGAAGTTAGCTGGAGCGAGTTTACAGCCCGCTGAGTTTGCCAAATTAACGGTTATTTTATACTTAGCGCTTGTATTAGGAAAACGCCAAGAATACATAAATGATATTAAGCGTGCTTTTATTGGCCCGATTGGCTTAACAATGGGTATATTCATATTCGTAGCAATTCAACCTGATTTAGGAACAGGTATGATTATTTTAATTATTGCTGTTGCAATCATGCTTTGTTCGGGCATATCTCGAAAAACATTTTTTAAGCTTATTTTATTAGGGATTGTCATGTTAACTATAATGGGAACAATTGGTGTGTTAACAGGGCAAGTGACTGAAAATCGTGTCGGACGTTTTACAGGAGCATCAGATCCATTTCAACACGCACAAGGTGTGGGGTATCAGCTTGTAAATTCTTATTTAGCTATCGGTTCTGGTGGCTTAAAAGGGCTTGGTCTGGGTGAAAGCGTGCAGAAGTATGGCTATCTCCCAGAGTCACATACCGATTTTATCATGGCGGTTATTGCAGAAGAGCTTGGTTTCTTTGGCGTATTTCTTGTTTTAGGTTTACTAGGCTTTTTAATCTATCGCATTCTGACCCTTGCCAAACGATCAACCGACCCTTTTGCTAGCCTTATTTGTATCGGTGTAGCAACCATGCTTGGAATTCAAGCGTTTATCAATCTAGGTGGTTTAACCGGCCTTATTCCGATTACGGGCGTAACGCTTCCGTTTATCAGCTATGGTGGATCTTCGCTGCTGAGTTTAATTATTGCAATGGGGATTGTCGTTAATATTTCGTTCTTTGTTAACTATCAAGAAAAAAATAGCAAAAAGGCGAACAATGTTGTTTCTTATCCGAATAATGCTAATCCTGACTTATCTTAA
- the pyc gene encoding pyruvate carboxylase has protein sequence MVTKKIKKVLVANRGEIAIRVFRACTELNIRTVAIYSKEDAGSYHRYKADEAYLVGMGKKPIDAYLDIEDIIKTAKLHDVDAIHPGYGFLSENIQFAKRCEEEGIIFIGPKSKHLDMFGDKVKARHQAIQANIPVIPGTDGPIDSLDEAKEFAAQHGYPLMIKAALGGGGRGMRVVRDEASLAESYERAKSEAKAAFGSDEVYVETLVENPKHIEVQILGDHSGNVVHLYERDCSVQRRHQKVVEVAPSLSLSEDLRDQICDAAVQLMANVSYINAGTVEFLVSGKEFYFIEVNPRVQVEHTITEMITGVDIVQSQILIADGYDLHSDVVAIPKQEEIITHGYAIQSRVTTEDPLNNFMPDTGKIMAYRSGGGFGVRLDTGNSFQGAVITPYYDSLLVKVTTWALTFDQAASKMVRNLKEFRIRGIKTNIPFLENVVKHEKFLTGAYDTSFIDTTPELFVFPKRKDRGTKMLTYIGNVTVNGFPGVAEKKKPIFTKPRVPQLDLSMPVPNGTKQILDEQGAEGLVNWVKERKEVLLTDTTFRDGHQSLLATRVRTNDLKQIANPTARLLPDLFSLEMWGGATFDVAYRFLKEDPWDRLLTLRQEAPNVLFQMLLRASNAVGYKNYPDNVIKEFVEKSAYAGIDVFRIFDSLNWVEGMTLAIDSVRQTGKIAEAAMCYTGDILDPSRRKYDLTYYKNLAKELEQSGAHILGIKDMAGLLKPQAAYDLVSALKETVDIPIHLHTHDTSGNGILTYAKAIEAGVDIVDVAVSAMAGLTSQPSANSLYYALEGTERKPKLDIQNLEQLSYYWEDVRKYYQDFESGMNAPHTEVYVHEMPGGQYSNLQQQAKAVGLGNRWDEVKDMYSRVNQLFGDIVKVTPSSKVVGDMALFMVQNNLTEETLFERGESLDFPDSVIELFEGYLGQPHGGFPEQLQQIILKGKKPITVRPGELLEDVDFNALKEKLFHELGRQVTSFDALAYALYPKVFMDYHKAVEQYGDISVLDTATFLYGMRLGEEAEIEIEKGKTLIVRLVSIGEAQADGNRTIYFELNGQPREVVIKDESVKTTVVSKMKADPTNPNQIGASMPGTVIRVIVEKGDKVSKGDHLMITEAMKMETTVQAPFDGIVKNIHVGSGEAIQPGDLLVEFES, from the coding sequence CTGGTAACTAAAAAAATAAAAAAAGTACTAGTTGCAAATCGTGGAGAAATCGCAATTCGAGTATTTCGAGCTTGTACGGAGCTAAATATTCGAACGGTGGCAATTTATTCAAAAGAAGATGCGGGTTCCTATCACCGATACAAAGCAGATGAAGCATATTTGGTTGGTATGGGTAAAAAACCAATCGATGCATATTTAGACATCGAAGATATTATTAAAACGGCAAAGCTACATGATGTTGATGCGATACACCCTGGCTACGGTTTTTTGTCAGAAAATATCCAATTTGCAAAACGTTGTGAAGAAGAGGGCATTATATTTATTGGACCAAAGTCTAAGCATTTAGATATGTTTGGAGATAAAGTAAAAGCTCGTCATCAAGCAATTCAAGCCAATATCCCTGTCATTCCAGGAACGGATGGACCAATTGATTCATTAGATGAAGCAAAAGAATTTGCTGCACAGCACGGGTATCCTCTCATGATTAAAGCGGCTTTAGGTGGAGGCGGTCGCGGCATGCGCGTCGTTCGCGATGAAGCAAGCCTAGCAGAATCGTATGAACGTGCTAAGTCAGAAGCGAAAGCTGCATTTGGAAGCGACGAGGTATATGTGGAAACGCTTGTTGAAAACCCAAAACATATTGAAGTGCAGATTTTAGGGGATCACAGCGGAAATGTTGTTCATTTATATGAGCGTGATTGTTCCGTACAGCGTCGCCATCAAAAGGTAGTAGAAGTTGCACCAAGCTTGTCGCTAAGTGAAGACCTTCGCGATCAAATTTGTGATGCTGCGGTACAGCTTATGGCTAACGTGAGCTACATAAATGCGGGTACTGTAGAGTTCTTAGTTTCAGGTAAGGAGTTTTACTTTATTGAAGTAAACCCTCGGGTACAGGTGGAACACACTATTACAGAAATGATTACAGGTGTTGATATCGTTCAATCTCAAATTTTAATTGCAGATGGTTATGATCTTCATAGTGATGTTGTTGCAATACCGAAACAAGAAGAAATTATCACGCATGGTTATGCTATTCAATCTCGTGTAACAACAGAAGATCCACTAAACAACTTTATGCCAGATACGGGTAAGATTATGGCGTATCGTTCAGGCGGTGGATTTGGCGTGCGTCTTGACACGGGCAATAGCTTCCAAGGAGCAGTCATTACGCCTTACTACGATTCTCTTCTTGTAAAAGTAACAACGTGGGCCTTAACGTTTGATCAAGCAGCGTCTAAAATGGTTCGTAACTTAAAAGAATTTCGAATTCGTGGTATTAAAACAAATATTCCGTTCCTTGAGAACGTGGTCAAACATGAAAAGTTCTTAACGGGAGCATACGATACGTCCTTTATTGATACTACGCCAGAATTATTTGTATTTCCTAAGCGTAAAGACCGTGGTACTAAAATGCTAACGTACATTGGAAATGTTACGGTTAACGGTTTCCCAGGGGTAGCTGAAAAGAAAAAACCAATCTTCACAAAACCTCGCGTTCCTCAATTAGACTTATCGATGCCAGTACCAAATGGAACGAAGCAAATCTTAGATGAACAAGGTGCTGAAGGGCTTGTTAACTGGGTGAAGGAGCGTAAGGAAGTACTTTTGACAGATACCACGTTCCGAGATGGACACCAGTCTTTACTAGCAACACGTGTGCGTACAAATGACTTAAAACAAATTGCTAATCCAACAGCAAGACTCTTACCGGATTTATTTTCTCTTGAAATGTGGGGAGGAGCGACGTTTGATGTAGCGTATCGCTTTTTGAAAGAAGACCCTTGGGATCGTTTATTGACGCTCCGTCAAGAGGCGCCAAATGTTTTATTCCAAATGCTACTGCGTGCGTCAAACGCTGTAGGATATAAAAACTATCCTGATAACGTTATTAAAGAGTTTGTAGAAAAATCAGCGTATGCAGGAATTGACGTGTTCCGAATTTTTGATAGCTTAAACTGGGTTGAAGGTATGACGTTAGCGATTGATTCCGTACGACAAACAGGTAAAATTGCCGAAGCAGCAATGTGCTATACGGGCGATATTTTAGATCCATCTCGTCGCAAGTATGATTTAACGTACTACAAAAATCTTGCAAAAGAACTAGAGCAATCTGGGGCCCATATCTTAGGGATTAAAGATATGGCAGGTTTATTAAAGCCTCAAGCAGCTTACGATTTAGTATCTGCATTAAAAGAAACGGTGGATATTCCAATTCATCTTCACACGCATGATACGAGCGGAAACGGGATTCTAACATATGCCAAGGCAATTGAAGCAGGCGTTGATATTGTGGACGTAGCAGTAAGCGCAATGGCAGGTTTAACATCGCAGCCAAGTGCCAATTCGTTATATTACGCTTTAGAAGGAACGGAGCGTAAGCCAAAATTAGACATCCAAAACCTTGAACAGCTATCTTACTATTGGGAAGATGTACGTAAGTACTATCAAGATTTTGAAAGTGGCATGAATGCTCCACATACGGAAGTTTATGTTCATGAAATGCCAGGTGGTCAATACAGCAACCTTCAACAGCAGGCGAAAGCAGTTGGTCTTGGAAACCGCTGGGATGAAGTAAAAGACATGTATTCACGTGTGAACCAGTTATTTGGTGATATTGTCAAAGTAACGCCTTCTTCCAAAGTTGTAGGAGACATGGCTCTGTTTATGGTTCAAAATAACTTAACGGAAGAAACGCTATTTGAACGTGGTGAATCATTAGACTTCCCTGATTCAGTTATTGAATTATTTGAGGGGTATTTAGGTCAACCACACGGTGGGTTCCCTGAGCAGCTTCAACAAATTATTTTAAAAGGTAAAAAGCCAATTACGGTGCGTCCGGGTGAACTGTTAGAAGATGTTGATTTTAATGCCCTTAAGGAAAAGCTATTCCATGAGTTAGGACGTCAAGTTACAAGCTTTGATGCCTTAGCCTATGCTTTATATCCGAAAGTATTTATGGATTATCACAAAGCCGTTGAGCAATATGGTGATATTTCCGTACTTGATACGGCTACTTTCTTATATGGAATGCGCCTTGGAGAAGAGGCTGAAATTGAAATTGAAAAAGGGAAAACATTAATTGTTCGCCTTGTATCAATCGGAGAAGCGCAAGCTGACGGTAATCGTACAATCTACTTTGAATTGAATGGTCAACCTCGTGAAGTTGTCATTAAAGATGAAAGTGTGAAGACAACGGTTGTATCAAAAATGAAGGCTGATCCAACAAATCCAAATCAAATTGGAGCATCTATGCCTGGAACAGTCATTCGCGTTATTGTTGAAAAAGGTGATAAGGTATCAAAAGGTGACCACCTCATGATTACAGAAGCAATGAAAATGGAAACAACGGTACAAGCACCGTTTGATGGTATTGTGAAAAATATTCATGTAGGAAGTGGAGAGGCGATTCAACCAGGCGACTTACTTGTTGAATTTGAAAGCTAA
- a CDS encoding heme A synthase, which translates to MKRGLKGLSVIVTLAMLLILLGGALVTKTGSGDGCGDSWPLCNGELIPSNITFELVIELSHRLVSGASGILVLLLCVWAWIALGHIREVRPLAFISFFFLVLQALIGAAAVMWGQSDAVLALHFGISLISFASVLLLTLIIFEVDKKFDADSVVIGSTMKKHIYGSILYTYVVVYTGALVRHKEASLACPDIPFCSNANNWLPGDINQWIQMGHRTAATLIFVWILIAFIHAFKHYRDQKNIYYSWLIALVLVTLQAISGMLVVVTRLNLGLALAHALIISLLFGVLSYLTLLATRSKKTK; encoded by the coding sequence TTGAAACGTGGATTAAAAGGGCTTTCGGTTATTGTAACGTTAGCAATGCTCCTGATTTTACTTGGAGGAGCACTTGTAACCAAAACTGGATCAGGAGATGGCTGTGGTGACTCCTGGCCTCTATGTAACGGTGAACTAATACCCAGCAACATAACATTTGAACTCGTCATTGAGCTTAGTCACAGACTTGTATCGGGGGCTTCAGGCATCTTAGTACTTTTACTTTGTGTATGGGCTTGGATTGCACTAGGGCATATTCGTGAGGTAAGACCACTTGCTTTTATCTCATTTTTCTTCTTAGTTTTGCAAGCGCTAATCGGTGCCGCTGCAGTTATGTGGGGACAATCGGATGCCGTACTTGCACTACATTTTGGAATTTCACTAATTTCATTTGCATCCGTTCTGTTATTAACCCTCATCATTTTTGAGGTTGATAAAAAGTTTGATGCAGACAGCGTCGTCATCGGTTCCACTATGAAAAAGCATATTTATGGGTCTATCCTTTATACGTACGTTGTTGTCTATACAGGAGCGCTGGTACGCCATAAAGAAGCAAGCCTAGCTTGTCCTGACATCCCATTTTGCTCCAATGCAAACAATTGGCTGCCAGGGGATATTAACCAGTGGATTCAAATGGGACACCGCACAGCTGCTACTTTGATTTTTGTTTGGATCTTAATTGCATTTATTCATGCATTTAAGCACTATCGTGACCAAAAGAACATTTATTATAGCTGGCTAATTGCTTTGGTGTTAGTAACACTTCAAGCTATTTCAGGTATGCTCGTTGTGGTTACTCGTCTAAACTTAGGATTAGCTTTAGCGCACGCTTTAATTATCTCTCTATTATTCGGCGTCTTGAGCTACTTGACTCTCCTAGCTACCCGCAGTAAAAAGACAAAATAA
- the coxB gene encoding cytochrome c oxidase subunit II, with protein MRKWRLNFRVLSLFSLVAVLLAGCGEPFLSTLRPAGEVAEKQYSLMLLSTAIMVLVIIVVTIIFVYVVVRFKRRKGEEDVIPKQVEGNHKLEILWTVIPIILLVILAVPTVADTFKLADVKGMEKEDAIVVNVRANLYWWEFEYPNQKIITSQDLVVPTDTKVYFNVKASDVKHSFWIPSVGGKVDTNTENENKFWLVFDSEKAESANGLFYGKCAELCGPSHAYMDFKVKALPSKEFDTWVSDIKDVKPDVSTASAKAGEEIFTESCIGCHAVEAQDGRPEQARQAPNLAGFADRERIAGVLEHNEENLKQWLKNPEEIKPGNKMSNTYPDLTDEQVDQLTEYLLELKEK; from the coding sequence ATGAGAAAATGGCGATTAAACTTTCGTGTTTTATCGTTGTTTAGTCTGGTAGCCGTGCTATTAGCTGGCTGCGGAGAGCCTTTTTTATCAACGCTTCGTCCTGCAGGTGAAGTGGCAGAAAAGCAGTATTCACTTATGCTGCTTAGTACAGCAATTATGGTTCTTGTAATTATTGTTGTTACAATCATCTTTGTGTATGTAGTTGTGCGTTTTAAACGCCGCAAAGGTGAGGAAGATGTGATTCCGAAACAAGTAGAAGGAAACCACAAGCTAGAAATTCTTTGGACTGTTATTCCTATTATTCTACTTGTTATCCTAGCAGTTCCTACAGTAGCTGATACGTTTAAATTAGCTGATGTGAAAGGAATGGAAAAGGAAGACGCCATTGTCGTCAATGTAAGAGCTAACTTGTATTGGTGGGAGTTTGAGTATCCAAACCAAAAAATTATTACATCCCAAGACCTTGTTGTGCCAACGGATACAAAAGTGTATTTTAACGTGAAAGCCTCAGATGTCAAACACTCCTTTTGGATTCCTTCAGTGGGCGGAAAAGTAGACACGAATACAGAGAATGAGAACAAGTTTTGGCTTGTGTTTGATTCAGAAAAAGCTGAAAGCGCTAACGGACTTTTTTATGGGAAGTGTGCAGAGCTATGTGGTCCATCTCACGCCTATATGGACTTCAAAGTTAAAGCTCTTCCAAGTAAAGAGTTTGATACATGGGTTAGCGATATTAAGGATGTAAAACCAGACGTATCGACTGCTTCAGCAAAAGCAGGGGAAGAAATTTTTACAGAAAGCTGTATTGGCTGTCACGCTGTTGAAGCGCAGGATGGTCGACCAGAACAAGCGCGTCAGGCTCCAAATCTAGCTGGATTTGCAGATCGTGAGCGTATTGCAGGTGTTTTAGAACATAATGAAGAAAATTTAAAACAATGGCTCAAAAACCCTGAAGAAATTAAGCCAGGAAACAAAATGAGCAATACATATCCTGACTTAACAGATGAACAAGTCGATCAGCTAACCGAGTATTTATTGGAGCTGAAAGAAAAATAA
- the ctaD gene encoding cytochrome c oxidase subunit I, producing the protein MSTLTQKRGIGATIWDYLTTVDHKKIAILYLIAGGFFFIVGGIEALFIRIQLAVPENNFVAMGTYNEILTMHGTTMIFLAAMPLLFALMNAVVPLQIGARDVAFPFLNALGFWLFAFGGLFLNLSWFIGGGAPDAGWTSYASLSLASPTHGIDFYALGLQISGAGTLIAGINFLVTIINMRAPGMTYMRMPLFTWTTFVASALILFAFPALTVGLFLMIFDRLFGGNFFDPTMGGNTIIWEHLFWIFGHPEVYILILPAFGVFSEILPTFARKRLFGYSSMVFATVLIGFLGFMVWAHHMFTTGLGPIANAIFAVATMAIAVPTGIKIFNWLFTLWGGSIEFTSPMLYSVAFIPSFVIGGVTGVMLAAAPADYQFHDTYFVVAHFHYVIVGGVVYALFAGVTFWWPKMFGRMLNETLSKITFWLFFIGFHLTFFIQHFLGLMGMPRRVATFLPGQGLDLGNAISSAGAIFMAVATIVLIINVIKTSINGPKAKGDAWGEGRTLEWAISSPPPEYNFKQTPLVRGLDTFWLEKRAGNKDGITPAEPLGDIHMPNSSIIPFIISFGLFVSAFGFLFRNDYGWGDLVGIIGLVITFISMFFRSWIDDHGYHIHKEDLLDEEAK; encoded by the coding sequence ATGAGTACGCTCACTCAAAAAAGGGGTATAGGGGCGACGATATGGGACTATTTAACAACCGTTGACCATAAGAAAATCGCCATTTTGTATTTAATTGCGGGAGGTTTTTTCTTCATAGTTGGAGGGATTGAAGCACTTTTTATTCGAATTCAACTGGCTGTTCCTGAAAATAACTTTGTCGCAATGGGAACATATAATGAAATCTTAACAATGCACGGTACAACGATGATTTTCTTAGCAGCCATGCCGTTGTTATTTGCGCTAATGAATGCAGTTGTACCGCTTCAAATCGGCGCTCGTGACGTAGCATTTCCATTTTTAAATGCACTTGGCTTTTGGCTATTTGCTTTTGGTGGATTGTTTCTAAACTTAAGCTGGTTTATAGGAGGTGGAGCACCTGATGCAGGCTGGACATCATACGCTTCACTATCGCTGGCATCGCCTACGCACGGAATTGATTTTTACGCATTAGGTCTACAAATTTCCGGTGCCGGAACGCTGATTGCAGGTATTAACTTTCTTGTTACAATCATTAACATGAGAGCACCTGGTATGACTTACATGAGAATGCCGCTGTTTACATGGACTACATTTGTGGCATCAGCACTTATTTTATTTGCATTTCCTGCTTTAACTGTTGGATTATTTTTAATGATTTTTGATCGCTTGTTTGGTGGGAATTTCTTTGATCCAACGATGGGTGGAAACACGATTATTTGGGAACATTTATTTTGGATTTTCGGACATCCAGAAGTATACATACTAATCTTACCAGCATTTGGAGTTTTCTCTGAGATTTTACCAACGTTTGCTAGAAAGAGACTGTTCGGATACTCTTCTATGGTGTTTGCAACAGTGCTAATTGGGTTTTTAGGATTCATGGTTTGGGCTCACCATATGTTCACGACGGGCCTTGGGCCAATTGCAAACGCAATCTTCGCAGTAGCGACGATGGCGATCGCTGTACCAACAGGAATTAAGATTTTTAACTGGCTGTTTACGCTTTGGGGAGGAAGTATTGAATTTACATCACCGATGCTGTACTCTGTAGCGTTTATTCCATCATTCGTTATTGGTGGTGTGACGGGTGTTATGCTTGCCGCGGCACCAGCGGACTATCAGTTCCATGACACGTATTTCGTCGTTGCTCACTTTCACTATGTTATTGTAGGGGGAGTTGTGTATGCTCTCTTTGCAGGAGTAACGTTTTGGTGGCCAAAAATGTTTGGTCGTATGCTGAATGAAACGCTTAGTAAAATTACGTTTTGGCTATTCTTTATTGGATTCCACTTAACGTTCTTTATTCAACATTTCTTAGGTTTAATGGGTATGCCTCGTCGTGTAGCAACATTTTTACCAGGACAGGGCTTAGACCTTGGAAATGCAATCAGTTCAGCTGGAGCAATCTTTATGGCAGTGGCGACAATTGTATTAATTATTAACGTAATCAAAACAAGCATTAACGGACCAAAAGCAAAAGGTGATGCATGGGGAGAAGGGCGTACGTTGGAGTGGGCAATTTCATCTCCGCCACCAGAATACAACTTTAAACAAACTCCGCTTGTCCGTGGATTAGACACTTTCTGGTTAGAAAAACGTGCTGGAAACAAAGACGGTATTACACCAGCTGAGCCGCTTGGTGATATTCATATGCCAAACTCATCAATCATTCCATTTATTATCTCCTTTGGTTTGTTTGTTTCAGCATTTGGCTTCTTGTTCCGTAACGACTATGGTTGGGGAGACTTAGTCGGAATTATCGGCTTAGTGATCACCTTTATCTCCATGTTCTTCCGTTCATGGATTGATGATCATGGCTATCATATTCATAAAGAAGACTTGCTTGATGAGGAGGCGAAATAA
- a CDS encoding cytochrome (ubi)quinol oxidase subunit III, translating to MEAEQKLTPETFPDSPEKSTLEGKNKFIGFWLFLGGETVLFASLFATYLALRNSTHTGPKAEELFDITLVFIATMILLTSSLTSVYAMYHMKNFNYKKMQLWMWITWLLGLAFLLLEIYEFKHYVHEGHTFTSSAFGSAFYALVGTHGAHVTFGLLWIGSLLIRNSKRGLNLYNAPKFYVASLYWHFIDVVWVFIFTVVYLMGMVG from the coding sequence ATGGAAGCAGAACAAAAGTTAACGCCTGAAACTTTTCCAGATTCGCCTGAGAAATCAACCCTTGAAGGGAAAAATAAGTTCATAGGATTTTGGCTTTTTCTTGGGGGAGAAACAGTACTTTTTGCTTCGCTTTTTGCAACTTACTTAGCGTTAAGAAATTCAACGCATACAGGTCCAAAAGCAGAAGAGTTATTTGATATTACGCTTGTATTTATTGCCACAATGATTTTATTAACAAGTTCATTAACAAGCGTATATGCAATGTATCATATGAAAAACTTTAATTATAAGAAAATGCAGCTCTGGATGTGGATTACTTGGCTGTTGGGGTTAGCATTCTTACTATTAGAGATTTATGAGTTTAAGCATTATGTTCATGAAGGCCATACGTTTACGAGTAGTGCATTTGGATCTGCATTTTATGCTTTAGTAGGAACACATGGAGCTCACGTAACGTTTGGATTATTGTGGATTGGTTCATTACTTATCCGTAATTCAAAACGAGGCTTGAATTTATACAACGCGCCAAAGTTTTATGTAGCAAGCTTATACTGGCATTTCATTGATGTTGTATGGGTGTTTATTTTTACAGTTGTATACTTAATGGGAATGGTGGGATGA
- the ctaF gene encoding cytochrome c oxidase subunit IVB, producing MATNHSDTGNPKVDLQYRKKKNAEDMRMQLISFALMIFLTLVAFFAVWSDSFTGWFTVPVIILLAVVQVIFQLYYFMHMNHKGHEVPTMFLYSGVLVALITVWAFVTIIWW from the coding sequence ATGGCAACAAATCATTCTGACACAGGTAACCCAAAGGTAGACTTACAGTATCGTAAGAAGAAAAACGCTGAAGATATGCGAATGCAGTTAATCTCGTTTGCGTTAATGATTTTCCTTACGCTCGTAGCTTTTTTTGCAGTATGGAGCGATAGCTTTACCGGGTGGTTTACCGTACCAGTTATTATTTTGTTAGCAGTTGTGCAAGTTATCTTTCAGCTTTATTACTTTATGCATATGAATCATAAAGGACATGAAGTGCCAACGATGTTTCTATATTCAGGAGTGCTTGTAGCACTTATAACAGTTTGGGCATTTGTTACAATTATTTGGTGGTAA